AAAGGCCTCGGCCACGGCCATGCCTCCGGCCATGGCGAAACCCTGGCCCAGCGGCCCGGTGGTCGCTTCCACGCCCTCGGTCATGTCGTGTTCCGGATGCCCCGGAGTCTTGCTGCCGAGCTGGCGGAAGGCGCGCAGATCGTCCAGGCCGAGAATCCCGCGCAGAACAAGCAGGGCGTAGAGCAGGGCCGATTCGTGTCCGGCGGACAGGACGAAGCGGTCCCGGTTGAACCAGCGGGCGTCACCGGGGTCGAAACGCAGGAAATCCCTGAACAGGATGTAGGCGAAATCCGCCGAGGACATGGCTCCGCCGGGATGCCCGGAGTTGGCGGTGCGGACGGTGTCCATGATCAGGCCCTTGATCACATTGACGGCTTTGCGGTCCATTTCGGAATTGCTCATGGCGGTTCTCGCGGGATTTGGGGGTTACAGGGTGTCGATGAGGTCGATGCGGCGCTGATGGCGGCCGCCGTCGAAATCCGCGTCCAGAAAGGCGTCGGTGATGGCTCTGGCCAGATCCGGGCCGATGATGCGCTCGCCCAGACACAGCACGTTGGCCCCGTTGTGCCGGCGGCTCATGCGGGCCATGTGTTCGTTGGCGCACAGGGCGGCGCGGATGCCCTTCACCCGGTTGGCGGCCATGGACATGCCGATGCCCGACCCGCAGATGAGAATGCCCAGAGCCTTCTCGGCCAGCACCAGGCGGGTCAGTTCCCGGGCGATGCGCGGATAGTCGCAGCTTTCGCGGGAAAAAGCGCCGACGTCGTGGATTTCGAAGCGGTCGGACACATGGGTCGCCAGCATCTGTTTCAGGCCGAGGCCCGCGTGGTCCGAGCCGAGAATGATCTTCATCTGTCCTCCGCGCCCGAGCGGGACTTCAGGAATTCGCGCCGGGCGGCGGCCAGTTCCTCTTCCAGATAGTTGATTTCCTCTTTCAGGAATTCAATCTGCTTCAGCAGGAGGTCGTTGTCGCCGGTCTGCGGATCGAATGTCCGGCCTTCGGCGAGGGCGTCGGCATAGCTTCTGCCCAGATTCCGGCATTCCTCGTTCAGACGCTTTTCGATCTGCCGGATTTCCCACCTGCGGCAGGCGCTGGTGAACGCCCACCGGGATTCTTCAAAAAGGACGATGAAGCCGCTTCGCGCGGCCCGAAGCATGTCTTTGAGCATTGGCCCTCCGGTATCTTACTGATGGTGGGGAGAAGTCACTTCAATCCATTGTGTTTCAGGAGGCAGATGCAGGGTCAGCTCTTCGGCACGCCATGCGGCCTGTTCCAGAGATTTGACCCGGAGCACGGCCCTGCCGTCTCTGGCGGATGTGAACGTGTATTTGCGGTAAAGCCGCCTGTCCGGGAACTGCTCCAGGACGTAGGGCTGCTCGCAGGTGAGGACCCAGCCGTCCCGGCCGCGGATGGTCAGCGGGTCCGTCCCGGCTCCGGCCTCCGCGAAAAGCGTCATGCCGCCGCGGAAAACGAAACGGAAACGGCCCTGGGGCAGTTCCTGAACCGAGGCGTATCCGCCGCCGAGAATGGGGGCCAGATCGCCGGTGAGGAGTGCGCTGATTTCCCTGGCGTCGAAGGGCACGGGAATGTTGAAGATCTCCAGCCCGGCCCTGGCCCGCGCGTGGCGGTAAGCCTTGTGCTCCGAGGGCAGATAGGCCACCCACAGGTCGGGCGATTCCCGGATCATGGCTACGGAAGAACCCGCGCCGGAAGCCAGATCCAGCCGGATGAGGGACGAGGCGAGTCCCCATATCTGTCCCGTCAGCCTGCCGGTGCGCTCGCTGGTTTCCACCTGCAGGGAGAATCTGGCGGTCAGGGGCTGTTCCGTGGCGTTTTCAGGGTGCAGACTGGTCCAGACGGCGGCCACGTCGGCGAAATCCCGCATGGGAGCCTGAGTGGCGCATCCGGCCAGAAGCAGCATGGCCAGAAGCGAAACGGCGGCCCATGGCCGGGTCCGGGTCTTGCGGAAGATGGCGGAAAATTTTGCGGACAGGCGGCCAGGGCAGACCATGGCCGGCGTGTCCGAAAGCGCGGTTTTTCCGGAACGGTGCGACGGCCGGGAGGCTTTTGGCGTGTTCGGGCGGTTCATTTTTTGTCCAGTCCGTCCAGTTTGGCGCGGACGCCCGGGGCGTTGTCACCTTCCAGCTTCAGGGCCCTGGAGTAGCCCTTGTGCGCTTCTCCGGGCAGGCCGAGGGCGGCGGCAATATCGCCGTAATGCTCCCATATGACCGGGTCCGTTTCCACAAAGCGCACGGCCCTTTTGATCTCCTGCCAGGCG
Above is a window of Desulfomicrobium orale DSM 12838 DNA encoding:
- the rpiB gene encoding ribose 5-phosphate isomerase B — protein: MKIILGSDHAGLGLKQMLATHVSDRFEIHDVGAFSRESCDYPRIARELTRLVLAEKALGILICGSGIGMSMAANRVKGIRAALCANEHMARMSRRHNGANVLCLGERIIGPDLARAITDAFLDADFDGGRHQRRIDLIDTL